One Scophthalmus maximus strain ysfricsl-2021 chromosome 9, ASM2237912v1, whole genome shotgun sequence genomic region harbors:
- the atoh1b gene encoding protein atonal homolog 1b: MTARAEIASWPEYPEDFGLQQQQQQQQPQRSLAHIHSKSWISSNSVRAFSRRDAHGAADAGISLERLVPTRTLPECLSSAGATEADCEQAAAGGQVGHFGPHKHRRVAANARERRRMHGLNKAFDELRSVIPSMENEKKLSKYDTLQMAQIYITELSELLDDVVESECSADKTSRRSLVHSGEPRDPNASLGHLIIYGPTSDLGSNTSTASYSLNSSDGESSHLSDVEESQNGRQ; encoded by the coding sequence ggcctgcagcagcagcagcagcagcagcagccgcagcgcAGCCTGGCCCACATCCACTCCAAAAGTTGGATTTCTTCGAACTCGGTCCGCGCGTTCTCGAGGAGGGACGCGCACGGAGCTGCGGACGCGGGCATCTCGCTGGAGCGACTCGTGCCAACGCGCACACTGCCCGAGTGCCTGTCGTCTGCAGGCGCCACAGAGGCCGACTGCGAGCAGGCAGCCGCGGGGGGCCAGGTGGGCCACTTCGGCCCCCACAAGCACCGGCGCGTCGCCGCCAACGcccgggagaggaggaggatgcacgGCCTGAACAAGGCGTTCGACGAGCTGCGGAGCGTCATCCCTTCAATGGAGAACGAGAAGAAGTTGTCCAAGTACGACACCCTCCAAATGGCGCAGATTTACATCACCGAGCTGTCGGAGCTCCTGGACGACGTGGTTGAGTCGGAGTGCTCGGCGGACAAGACCTCCAGGAGGAGTCTGGTCCACTCCGGAGAGCCGCGGGACCCCAACGCCTCCCTGGGCCACCTCATCATATACGGACCCACGTCTGACCTGGGGTCAAACACTTCCACGGCCTCTTACTCACTCAACAGCAGTGATGGGGAATCGTCACATCTCAGTGACGTGGAGGAGAGTCAGAACGGGAGACAGTGA